Proteins co-encoded in one Bradyrhizobium sp. 170 genomic window:
- a CDS encoding ABC transporter substrate-binding protein, with product MKATKLESRARARLRRIGVTLFSAVVGVAITASALAADTVTLRVGDQKGGNRSLLEISGYAKDLPYRIEWSEFPAAAPILEALNAGALDVGYTGDLSFLTVYAAGAPIKAIGGTRSDAKTQAILVRQDSPIKSVADLKGKRLAGTRGGWGQFLIDATLEKAGYKIDDATFAPLGPVDAKIALVAGSIDAWAVWEPYVSYATLKDNARVVANGEGLTPTVTFIVASDSAIATKRAAVQDLVQRLNKARLWSLDHLPEYAKNTAELTKLPEDVLLSAYKAQRTSPIAIDENIVTEIQEASDRATRYGILAKKLDVNKAVDRSFTAAANSN from the coding sequence ATGAAGGCAACCAAACTCGAATCGCGCGCCCGCGCGCGTCTCCGCCGCATCGGCGTAACGTTGTTTAGCGCGGTGGTCGGTGTGGCCATCACAGCATCCGCGCTGGCCGCAGACACGGTGACGCTCCGCGTCGGCGATCAGAAGGGCGGCAATCGCTCGCTGCTCGAAATCTCCGGATACGCGAAGGATTTGCCATACAGGATCGAATGGTCGGAATTTCCTGCTGCCGCGCCGATCCTCGAAGCGCTGAACGCAGGTGCGCTGGATGTCGGCTATACCGGCGACCTCTCGTTCCTGACCGTGTATGCGGCCGGCGCCCCGATCAAGGCCATCGGCGGCACGCGCTCCGATGCCAAGACGCAAGCGATCCTCGTCCGCCAGGACTCGCCGATCAAGTCGGTCGCCGACCTCAAGGGCAAGCGTCTGGCCGGAACGCGCGGCGGCTGGGGCCAGTTCCTGATCGATGCGACGCTGGAGAAAGCCGGATACAAGATCGACGACGCGACCTTTGCGCCGCTCGGGCCGGTGGACGCAAAGATCGCGCTCGTCGCCGGCTCGATCGACGCGTGGGCGGTGTGGGAGCCCTACGTGTCCTACGCCACGCTCAAGGACAACGCGCGGGTGGTTGCCAACGGCGAGGGCCTGACGCCGACCGTCACCTTCATCGTGGCATCCGATAGCGCCATCGCAACCAAGCGCGCGGCCGTGCAGGATCTCGTGCAGCGGCTCAACAAGGCCCGACTATGGTCGCTGGATCATCTGCCCGAATACGCAAAGAACACCGCCGAACTCACCAAACTTCCCGAAGACGTGCTGCTGAGTGCCTACAAGGCGCAACGCACCAGCCCGATCGCGATCGACGAAAACATCGTCACGGAAATTCAGGAAGCATCCGACCGAGCCACCCGCTACGGCATCCTGGCGAAGAAGCTCGATGTCAACAAGGCGGTCGATCGCAGCTTTACGGCAGCCGCAAATTCGAACTAA
- a CDS encoding LLM class flavin-dependent oxidoreductase: MKFGIFYELQLPRPWEEGDELRLYQNALTQLETADQLGYDHAWVVEHHFLEEYSHSPAPESFLAAASQRTKNIRLGHGIFQLTTNHPARVAERVAVLDLLSNGRCEFGMGESASITELTPFGRDMETKREVFEEAVQAIFPMFTKVGTEHHGKYFDIPLRNVVPKPVQKPHPPLWMACSQLPTIERAGENGFGALGFQFVSADAAHAWVHAYYNAITKRLKKLADYEINPNMALVSFFMCAKTDEEARARADGATFFQFALRYYGASQNRQRPDPGTVNMWGEYNKWKRENPEAQEAALRGGLIGSPETIRKKLRRFRASHIDQVILLNQAGKNTHEHICESLELFGKEVMPEFQNDPEHDAWKKGVMSGAIQLEEIDTEAFKDRYGKLAVSVSPPPKVAAG, encoded by the coding sequence ATGAAATTCGGCATCTTTTACGAGCTGCAACTGCCGCGCCCATGGGAAGAGGGCGACGAGCTCCGGCTCTACCAGAACGCGCTGACCCAACTTGAGACCGCCGACCAGCTCGGCTATGACCATGCCTGGGTGGTGGAGCACCATTTCCTGGAAGAATATTCGCACTCGCCTGCGCCGGAATCCTTTCTCGCCGCGGCCAGCCAGCGGACCAAAAACATCCGGCTCGGCCATGGCATTTTCCAGCTCACGACAAATCACCCCGCCCGCGTCGCAGAACGCGTCGCGGTGCTCGATCTACTGTCAAACGGCCGCTGCGAGTTCGGCATGGGCGAGAGCGCGTCGATCACCGAACTGACGCCGTTCGGCCGCGACATGGAAACCAAGCGCGAGGTGTTCGAGGAAGCGGTTCAGGCGATCTTTCCGATGTTCACGAAAGTCGGCACCGAGCATCATGGCAAGTATTTCGACATTCCCCTGCGCAACGTGGTGCCGAAACCCGTGCAGAAGCCGCATCCGCCGCTGTGGATGGCCTGCTCGCAACTGCCGACCATCGAGCGCGCCGGCGAGAACGGCTTTGGCGCGCTCGGCTTCCAGTTCGTCAGCGCGGACGCGGCGCATGCCTGGGTGCATGCCTATTACAACGCGATCACCAAGCGGCTGAAGAAGCTCGCCGATTACGAGATCAATCCGAACATGGCGCTGGTGTCGTTCTTCATGTGCGCCAAGACGGACGAGGAAGCGCGGGCGCGTGCCGACGGCGCCACCTTCTTCCAGTTCGCGTTGCGCTATTACGGCGCCTCGCAGAACCGGCAGCGTCCGGATCCCGGCACGGTCAACATGTGGGGTGAGTACAACAAGTGGAAGCGCGAGAATCCGGAAGCCCAGGAGGCGGCGCTGCGCGGCGGCCTGATCGGATCACCGGAAACCATCCGGAAGAAGCTGCGGCGTTTCCGCGCTTCCCACATCGATCAGGTGATCCTGCTCAACCAGGCCGGCAAGAACACCCACGAGCACATCTGCGAGTCGCTTGAGCTGTTCGGCAAGGAAGTGATGCCGGAATTCCAGAACGACCCCGAGCATGACGCGTGGAAGAAAGGCGTGATGAGCGGGGCGATCCAGCTCGAAGAGATCGACACCGAGGCCTTCAAGGACCGTTACGGGAAGCTGGCGGTGAGCGTCTCACCGCCGCCGAAAGTGGCGGCGGGGTAG